Proteins found in one Spirosoma rhododendri genomic segment:
- a CDS encoding type II toxin-antitoxin system Phd/YefM family antitoxin gives MMNKNTQSPSIDTLLVNEFRKQVGEYLNQTYYAGKAFTLMKGNRPMAALVPMSLLERLTQLEDQLASQVLAADPQADPSIDAPTN, from the coding sequence ATGATGAACAAGAATACACAATCGCCCAGTATTGACACTTTACTGGTCAATGAGTTTCGTAAGCAGGTTGGTGAATATCTTAACCAGACCTACTACGCGGGCAAAGCCTTCACGCTGATGAAAGGGAACCGGCCGATGGCGGCTCTGGTACCGATGAGTCTATTGGAGCGGCTGACTCAACTGGAAGACCAACTGGCTAGTCAAGTCCTGGCGGCTGATCCGCAAGCGGATCCATCCATTGATGCGCCAACCAATTAA
- a CDS encoding site-specific integrase, with product MTHYTDWCAVQGIDGLPTTPALLGQYVSELAPIRKWATISRRLAAVRKWHELHQLDTPIDDHWLRATLKGIQRQHGTHAEQAPAFGAAQLKRIVGGLITESDGVPRFGPLRDKVALLLGFTGAFRRSELVALNVEQLHFSDDGVVVTYHGSKTNQVGQREEKALFYSADPAICPVRTLQRWVALLERPTGPLLVRVRKANELTQERLTDQSINLLVKKYLGDRYSAHSLRASFVTTAKLNGADDSEIMQQTKHKTSAMIRRYTRLDSIKQHNAAKKLGW from the coding sequence CTGACCCACTACACCGACTGGTGTGCAGTGCAAGGGATCGACGGCCTGCCGACTACACCCGCCCTGTTGGGGCAGTACGTTTCCGAACTGGCACCCATTCGTAAGTGGGCTACCATCAGCCGTCGGCTAGCCGCCGTGCGCAAATGGCACGAGCTGCACCAGCTCGACACGCCTATCGATGACCACTGGCTGCGGGCCACGCTCAAGGGTATCCAGCGCCAGCACGGTACCCACGCCGAGCAGGCGCCCGCCTTCGGAGCCGCTCAACTCAAGCGTATCGTCGGTGGGCTGATCACCGAGTCGGATGGGGTACCCCGCTTCGGCCCCCTGCGCGATAAAGTGGCCCTGCTGCTGGGCTTCACCGGAGCTTTCCGCCGATCTGAACTAGTCGCCCTCAACGTGGAGCAACTGCACTTCAGTGACGATGGGGTCGTCGTCACTTATCACGGCAGCAAGACCAATCAAGTGGGGCAACGGGAAGAAAAAGCCTTGTTCTATAGTGCTGATCCGGCCATCTGCCCCGTGCGGACGTTGCAACGCTGGGTAGCCCTGCTGGAACGGCCCACCGGGCCGCTGCTGGTGCGGGTGCGCAAAGCCAACGAGCTGACCCAGGAGCGGCTCACTGACCAATCAATTAACCTATTGGTCAAGAAGTACCTGGGGGATCGCTACTCGGCCCACTCACTGCGAGCCTCGTTTGTGACGACGGCCAAACTCAACGGGGCCGATGACTCGGAGATCATGCAGCAGACCAAGCACAAAACATCCGCCATGATCCGGCGCTATACCCGGCTGGATTCGATCAAGCAACACAATGCGGCCAAAAAGCTGGGCTGGTAG
- a CDS encoding LytTR family DNA-binding domain-containing protein, producing the protein MNGTVKVAGIPALDPVSVLYLEGSGNYTIIHFSDGRKHMVAKTLMLVANQLPALIRIHKSYAIATAGITNIRWVGKTINKRVLAVTMRNKVRITASRRKGNAIAPVLAQRTGIVIE; encoded by the coding sequence ATCAACGGTACAGTCAAAGTAGCGGGGATACCCGCCCTTGATCCAGTTAGTGTCCTCTACCTGGAAGGTAGCGGCAATTATACTATCATTCATTTTAGCGACGGGCGTAAGCATATGGTTGCCAAGACACTAATGCTGGTAGCTAATCAGTTGCCAGCCCTGATACGAATCCATAAGTCCTATGCCATCGCAACAGCTGGTATCACTAATATCCGCTGGGTAGGTAAAACTATAAACAAACGTGTTTTGGCGGTCACCATGCGTAACAAGGTCCGTATTACCGCATCCCGTCGCAAGGGCAATGCAATTGCCCCCGTTCTAGCGCAGCGTACAGGGATTGTAATTGAGTAG
- a CDS encoding transposase — translation MLPVTFQQLTPHLAPFSRGIVKNLFLIAQALVTSRSSNMNTVKDRLATLLGKANRQPASHYKRLIRFFNTSQPQQLTKAILRCTFTLLSGRVRYLILDATTWRLGQKDVHLLVLSFIYQGVAIPILWRDLDKKGHSNSHERQSFMEEAAQLYNLKGKILLADREYTGKLWFTFLHQEGIDFVIRIQRECYKHDTLTSYPTLERKAMRRKRPVWTWLNWADCRLKLVMCRNEDPRPPKDPRKRAEPVFYWLTSLENAQVVPAHYRKRWRIEQCFKALKTNGFHLESMNFKQSTKIELLLAVVVFAYVLSVKAGEAVSDQIGTKTYQNGTSSPAQSLFKKGLEVLNATLLVFDQFMGYLLCIFKLAKPRRFCFVQ, via the coding sequence ATGCTTCCTGTTACTTTTCAGCAACTTACGCCCCATTTAGCGCCCTTCAGCCGGGGAATCGTCAAAAACTTGTTCCTTATTGCTCAGGCTCTGGTCACCAGCCGAAGTAGCAACATGAACACCGTCAAAGACCGCTTGGCTACACTCTTAGGTAAGGCAAACCGACAACCCGCCAGCCACTATAAACGACTCATCCGTTTTTTCAATACGAGCCAGCCACAGCAGTTGACCAAAGCCATTTTGCGGTGCACGTTTACGCTGCTTAGTGGCCGGGTTAGGTACCTTATTTTAGATGCAACTACTTGGCGATTAGGTCAGAAAGATGTGCATCTACTCGTGTTAAGTTTTATTTATCAAGGAGTTGCCATACCCATTTTGTGGCGTGATCTCGACAAAAAGGGTCACAGTAATTCACATGAGCGGCAGTCATTTATGGAAGAAGCCGCTCAACTGTACAATCTGAAGGGGAAGATTCTGTTAGCTGACCGGGAGTACACGGGTAAACTCTGGTTTACTTTTCTTCATCAAGAAGGGATCGATTTTGTGATTCGGATACAACGCGAGTGCTACAAACATGATACACTTACAAGCTATCCGACACTGGAGAGAAAGGCCATGCGCCGGAAACGGCCCGTGTGGACTTGGCTAAACTGGGCTGACTGTCGGCTCAAACTAGTGATGTGTCGCAACGAAGATCCGCGCCCGCCGAAGGATCCGCGCAAGCGGGCAGAACCGGTCTTTTATTGGCTGACTAGTCTGGAGAATGCTCAGGTTGTACCGGCTCATTATCGCAAGCGGTGGCGCATCGAGCAGTGTTTTAAAGCCCTCAAAACGAACGGGTTCCATTTGGAATCAATGAACTTCAAACAATCGACTAAGATTGAACTGCTCCTAGCCGTGGTCGTCTTTGCCTACGTACTGAGTGTAAAAGCGGGCGAAGCGGTCAGCGATCAAATCGGGACAAAAACCTACCAAAATGGCACTAGCAGTCCGGCGCAGTCACTGTTCAAAAAGGGATTGGAGGTGCTCAATGCGACGCTGCTAGTTTTTGATCAGTTTATGGGCTACCTGCTATGTATTTTTAAGTTGGCAAAACCACGTCGATTCTGTTTTGTCCAGTAG
- a CDS encoding DUF6436 domain-containing protein, which yields MSRQGFVIGWLLALLAAVGSLFWYQDWLYQLPTPLPSVYKPVPVGTRIQAPQLVNLPADKPVFLHFFNPDCPCSRFNQPHIKALVGQFGRQVSFLVVVLSTKAYSPQQIRHQLGLDLPVLLHTSLASLCGVYATPQAVLLDTRHRLYYRGNYNRSRYCTDERTSYAKRALSSLLANQTGRVADARALTAYGCSLPACPRHDD from the coding sequence ATGAGTAGACAGGGATTCGTAATAGGCTGGTTGCTGGCACTGCTGGCCGCCGTAGGCAGCTTGTTCTGGTACCAGGATTGGCTTTATCAGTTACCGACGCCCCTACCCAGCGTGTACAAGCCCGTTCCGGTGGGCACCCGCATCCAGGCCCCCCAACTAGTCAATCTGCCGGCTGATAAACCCGTCTTCCTGCATTTTTTTAACCCCGATTGTCCTTGCTCACGCTTCAACCAACCCCACATCAAGGCCCTGGTGGGGCAGTTCGGCCGGCAGGTAAGCTTCCTCGTGGTGGTGCTGAGTACAAAGGCCTACTCGCCCCAGCAGATCCGCCACCAGCTCGGCCTGGACCTCCCCGTTCTACTGCACACCTCCCTGGCCAGCCTGTGCGGCGTCTACGCCACGCCCCAGGCCGTGCTCCTCGACACCCGGCACCGGCTCTACTACCGGGGCAACTATAACCGTAGCCGCTACTGCACCGACGAGCGGACAAGCTACGCTAAACGGGCCCTCAGCAGCCTGCTGGCCAACCAGACCGGGCGCGTCGCCGACGCGCGGGCATTGACGGCCTACGGCTGTAGTCTACCCGCCTGTCCCCGCCACGATGACTAA
- a CDS encoding response regulator, whose translation MTNHAALTTPPAQALSRRVQQRSDRLMNYFLGGYFLVGLLFAFVYDTWLIALGVGGLLLLAYYSVKYLLPASSLYQYVLSTVLAVFMAQYIYQLHGLFEMHFFAFIGSAVLITYQNWRLQLPFLVVVLVHHAVFGYLQNNGWPQLYFTQLASFDGLTFLIHMGLATVIFFISGLWSYQLRNYTERHLEQAMALAQLQQEAQLSRERKQSADRQQQTNQQLRRLNQQLERARHEAEQASRAKSTFLATMSHEIRTPMNGVIGMAALLQETPLSPEQRLFTDTIATCGDTLIQVINDILDFSKIESGHLELEQQAFDLRQCLEDVLDMFGAKAAKLGIELLYELADEVPHQLLGDALRLRQVLINLVGNAVKFTHQGEVCVLVQRRGIAEPGLVGIQFEVRDTGIGMAAHQMDRLFKAFSQVDASTTRQYGGTGLGLVIAQKLVQLMGGTIQAVSQPGQGSTFSFTIQLAPDASSTGNRTRYAMAALAGKRILIVDDKATNRAILQRQLAHWQLQPLLASSPQQALAMLAGGMAVDLIVIDRQMPGLDGLQLAGQLHEWFPAIPRLLLSSPGDEVGGAQRSLFVAVVAKPIRQHVLARHLQQALQPSSPAPLQFIPPAQLTPDFSVRYPLAILVAEDNVMNQRLIGHVLRKLGYQPDIVDNGQQALAALAQKAYGLVLMDMQMPVLDGLAATRQIRQRPGYQPVIIALTANALVEHHQQCLAAGMDDFITKPIRLPELTTKLAHWYPRLATN comes from the coding sequence ATGACTAATCACGCAGCCCTGACGACGCCCCCGGCCCAGGCCTTGAGCCGGCGGGTGCAACAACGTTCGGATCGCCTGATGAACTACTTCCTGGGCGGCTATTTCCTGGTCGGCTTACTCTTCGCCTTCGTCTACGACACCTGGCTGATTGCCCTGGGCGTGGGAGGGCTGCTACTGCTCGCTTATTATTCGGTCAAGTACCTGCTGCCCGCTTCAAGCCTGTATCAGTACGTGCTCAGCACGGTGCTGGCCGTGTTTATGGCCCAGTACATTTATCAGCTGCACGGGTTGTTCGAGATGCATTTTTTCGCCTTTATCGGCAGTGCCGTGCTGATTACCTACCAGAACTGGAGGCTGCAACTGCCCTTTCTGGTGGTGGTCCTGGTGCATCACGCGGTTTTTGGGTATCTACAAAACAACGGCTGGCCGCAGCTTTACTTCACCCAACTGGCCAGCTTTGATGGGCTCACCTTCCTGATTCACATGGGGCTGGCCACGGTCATCTTTTTTATCAGTGGGTTGTGGTCCTACCAGCTCCGAAACTACACCGAACGGCACCTGGAGCAGGCGATGGCGCTGGCCCAGCTGCAGCAGGAAGCCCAGCTGTCCCGGGAGCGAAAACAAAGCGCTGACCGGCAGCAGCAAACCAACCAGCAACTCCGGCGCCTCAACCAGCAACTGGAGCGGGCCCGGCACGAGGCCGAGCAGGCCAGCCGCGCCAAGAGTACGTTCCTGGCCACGATGAGCCACGAAATCCGCACGCCCATGAACGGGGTGATCGGTATGGCCGCCCTGCTCCAGGAAACCCCCTTATCCCCCGAGCAGCGGCTGTTCACCGACACCATTGCCACCTGTGGCGACACCCTGATTCAGGTAATCAACGACATTCTTGATTTTTCCAAAATCGAGTCGGGTCACCTCGAGCTGGAACAGCAGGCCTTCGACCTACGGCAGTGCCTGGAAGACGTGCTGGACATGTTCGGGGCCAAAGCGGCCAAACTCGGCATCGAGCTGCTCTACGAGCTGGCCGACGAGGTGCCTCACCAGTTGCTGGGCGATGCCCTGCGGCTGCGGCAGGTGTTAATCAACTTGGTGGGCAATGCGGTGAAGTTTACCCACCAGGGGGAGGTCTGCGTGCTGGTCCAGCGCCGGGGCATTGCCGAGCCGGGTCTGGTAGGGATCCAGTTTGAGGTTCGGGATACGGGCATCGGTATGGCGGCGCACCAGATGGATCGCCTGTTCAAGGCCTTCTCGCAGGTGGATGCCTCCACCACGCGTCAATACGGGGGCACGGGACTGGGCTTGGTTATCGCCCAGAAACTGGTTCAGTTGATGGGCGGCACGATTCAGGCCGTCAGCCAGCCGGGTCAGGGCTCTACCTTTTCCTTCACGATCCAACTGGCTCCGGACGCCAGCTCTACGGGGAATCGCACCCGGTACGCTATGGCCGCGCTGGCGGGCAAACGCATCCTCATCGTCGATGATAAGGCGACCAACCGGGCCATTCTCCAGCGACAGTTGGCGCACTGGCAGCTGCAGCCGCTACTGGCCAGTAGCCCTCAGCAGGCCCTGGCAATGCTAGCCGGGGGGATGGCCGTCGATCTTATTGTGATCGATCGGCAGATGCCGGGCCTGGATGGGCTACAGCTGGCTGGCCAGCTGCACGAGTGGTTCCCCGCCATTCCCCGGCTACTGCTCAGTTCACCGGGCGACGAGGTCGGCGGGGCGCAGCGGTCGCTGTTTGTGGCCGTGGTGGCCAAACCAATCCGGCAACACGTCTTGGCCCGGCACCTCCAGCAAGCCCTGCAACCATCGTCGCCGGCTCCCCTCCAATTCATACCGCCCGCTCAGTTAACCCCTGATTTTTCGGTCCGCTACCCGCTGGCCATTCTGGTGGCCGAGGATAACGTTATGAATCAGCGACTAATCGGGCACGTGCTGCGCAAGCTGGGCTACCAGCCCGACATCGTCGACAATGGGCAGCAAGCGCTGGCGGCGTTAGCGCAAAAAGCCTACGGGCTGGTGCTAATGGACATGCAGATGCCGGTGCTGGATGGGCTGGCCGCTACCCGGCAGATCCGGCAGCGGCCCGGGTACCAGCCCGTGATTATTGCCTTGACGGCCAACGCGCTGGTCGAGCACCACCAGCAGTGTCTGGCCGCGGGCATGGACGATTTTATCACCAAACCGATTCGGCTGCCCGAGCTGACGACCAAACTGGCGCACTGGTATCCCCGGCTCGCCACCAACTGA
- a CDS encoding BLUF domain-containing protein, translating to MDYCIVYVSSSSGLLTDDELARLLTLSQRNNRAQGITGVLLYLNGCIIQVLEGPQERVKALYAVITRDPQHSQVTKLFSGPIAHRSFADWSMGYKTMSVRELDHLRTALPFTDRVAPAKATTSNVILALVKVFYDNNHRS from the coding sequence ATGGACTATTGTATCGTCTACGTTAGCTCCTCGAGCGGTTTGTTAACCGATGACGAGCTGGCCCGCCTGCTGACCCTGAGTCAGCGAAACAACCGGGCGCAGGGCATTACGGGGGTGCTACTCTACCTCAACGGCTGTATCATCCAGGTGCTGGAAGGTCCCCAGGAGCGCGTCAAGGCCCTGTACGCCGTAATTACCCGGGACCCCCAGCATAGCCAGGTCACCAAACTCTTCAGCGGCCCTATTGCCCACCGCTCCTTTGCGGATTGGTCGATGGGCTACAAGACTATGTCGGTTCGTGAACTAGACCACCTGCGGACGGCACTACCCTTCACCGACAGGGTCGCCCCAGCCAAGGCTACTACGTCCAACGTGATTCTGGCGCTGGTCAAGGTATTCTATGACAACAACCACCGTAGCTGA
- a CDS encoding response regulator, whose product MANHLVYIVDDDEDDRLLLESIFTDFFEPCRLRFFENGAQLLTTLTHRLDERPPAVIILDLEMPVLNGFETLHYLKNNPDFRRIPTVVLASSNRSHDQVRCAQLGSNEYLVKETEYPQWIGLVSRLHTRWVETACR is encoded by the coding sequence ATGGCTAACCACTTGGTGTATATCGTCGACGACGACGAGGATGACCGGCTCTTGCTAGAAAGTATCTTTACCGACTTCTTCGAGCCGTGCCGGCTACGCTTTTTTGAGAACGGTGCCCAACTGCTGACCACGCTGACCCACCGGCTGGACGAGCGGCCACCAGCGGTCATCATACTCGATCTGGAGATGCCCGTGCTCAATGGCTTTGAGACGCTGCACTACTTAAAAAACAACCCGGACTTCAGGCGTATTCCCACGGTGGTCTTAGCCAGCTCGAACCGGTCCCATGATCAGGTACGCTGCGCCCAGTTGGGCAGTAACGAATACCTGGTCAAGGAGACGGAGTACCCTCAGTGGATCGGGTTAGTGAGTCGACTGCATACGAGATGGGTCGAGACGGCTTGCCGGTAA
- a CDS encoding PAS domain-containing sensor histidine kinase, producing MVFAGLDAQGQLATLVPVVANRAAEALLNQSRVAWLSQPLEQAGLSWLSPLLYQQARRLLTTGPSSPVQPSAIESPAAPAGWIEVVSQPLGDGQHLLVSLTALTADPPSALAQPQGTRYFEALAANMPHMGVLVVNPRGTIEQAFGLLPGLLSQRQPEALPGQTLLELVLPDYRSDWERYLTTTLRGESHFFSDHWNAWRCECYVGPVPGVDGEVDGALVVFRNVTEQYRQQQALQALNQALVESNQRLERFAAVASHDLQEPLRKIQLFSQLLQQRAAGRLEAADLDRLNRMHAAARRLRELIESLLVLTQVSGPAPVKTLVDLAELTLTVISDLSVRIEEQSALVEVVPPLPPVLGDAPQLRQLFQNLLSNALKFTAPEVAPRVVIQARLVAASTVLDLGLSSQFTYVEVSVSDNGIGIGAADVTSIFGWFSRLHGRQRYEGSGLGLATVKQVLDNHGGSVRVESQLGVGTTMRVYLPVAPVVGSAES from the coding sequence GTGGTCTTTGCCGGGCTGGATGCCCAGGGTCAGCTCGCCACCCTGGTGCCGGTAGTAGCCAATCGAGCCGCCGAAGCTTTACTGAATCAGTCCCGGGTAGCCTGGCTGAGTCAGCCCCTTGAGCAGGCCGGGCTGAGCTGGCTCAGCCCACTGCTGTATCAGCAGGCCAGGCGGCTGCTGACAACGGGGCCGTCCAGCCCAGTCCAGCCCAGCGCCATCGAGTCACCAGCCGCACCCGCTGGCTGGATCGAGGTAGTCAGTCAGCCCCTGGGCGATGGCCAGCACCTGCTGGTGAGTCTAACTGCTCTCACCGCCGATCCACCATCAGCGCTGGCTCAGCCACAGGGTACCCGCTACTTTGAGGCCCTGGCGGCTAACATGCCCCATATGGGTGTACTGGTCGTTAATCCACGGGGGACAATCGAGCAGGCCTTTGGGTTGCTACCGGGCCTACTCAGCCAGCGCCAACCCGAGGCCTTGCCTGGTCAAACCCTGCTCGAGCTGGTGTTGCCCGACTACCGCTCGGATTGGGAACGCTATCTGACCACAACGCTCCGGGGGGAGTCCCACTTTTTTTCTGACCACTGGAACGCCTGGCGCTGCGAATGCTACGTGGGCCCGGTGCCAGGCGTTGATGGAGAGGTAGATGGTGCCCTGGTGGTGTTTCGCAATGTCACCGAGCAGTACCGCCAGCAGCAGGCCCTGCAAGCCTTAAACCAGGCCCTGGTCGAGTCGAATCAACGCCTGGAGCGATTTGCCGCGGTGGCCTCCCACGATTTGCAGGAGCCGCTGCGTAAGATTCAGTTGTTTAGCCAGTTGCTGCAGCAGCGGGCCGCTGGCCGGCTGGAGGCCGCCGATTTGGATCGGCTGAACCGGATGCACGCAGCGGCCCGGCGGCTGCGTGAGCTCATCGAGTCATTGTTGGTACTGACTCAGGTAAGCGGTCCCGCCCCGGTCAAGACCCTGGTCGACCTGGCGGAGTTAACCCTAACGGTCATCAGTGATCTAAGCGTCCGCATTGAGGAGCAGTCGGCGCTGGTGGAGGTGGTACCGCCCCTGCCCCCGGTGCTGGGTGATGCGCCCCAGCTTAGGCAGTTGTTCCAAAACTTACTCAGCAATGCCTTGAAGTTCACCGCCCCCGAGGTGGCCCCCCGGGTGGTCATCCAGGCCCGGTTGGTAGCCGCCTCGACGGTACTGGATTTGGGGCTCTCCTCCCAGTTTACCTACGTAGAGGTCAGCGTCAGCGATAATGGCATTGGCATCGGGGCGGCCGATGTCACGTCAATCTTCGGCTGGTTTAGCCGCTTGCATGGCCGGCAGCGGTACGAAGGCAGCGGCCTGGGGTTGGCCACTGTGAAGCAGGTGCTGGACAATCATGGGGGGAGCGTACGGGTTGAGAGTCAGCTCGGGGTCGGTACGACAATGCGTGTTTATCTACCCGTGGCTCCAGTTGTGGGCTCTGCGGAATCGTGA
- a CDS encoding transposase: MKQRPGRVHLERLPAYSPELNRVEFLWSQLKWSLVNQVFCNFPQLTEAIIVQLATLQACPNLGTTFFRKKEVAFFTS, from the coding sequence TTGAAGCAACGGCCCGGTCGGGTCCATTTAGAGCGTTTACCAGCCTACAGTCCTGAACTAAACCGAGTTGAATTTCTCTGGAGTCAGTTGAAGTGGAGCTTAGTCAACCAAGTATTCTGCAATTTTCCGCAGTTGACTGAGGCCATCATCGTGCAATTAGCTACACTCCAGGCCTGTCCTAATTTGGGTACTACCTTTTTTCGAAAGAAAGAGGTAGCCTTCTTCACAAGCTAA
- a CDS encoding dsDNA nuclease domain-containing protein, producing the protein MSSLIKQLDQNDPGDATLRNFRYQFGYGVILLLSALRGERDYVSMWCEQHEDLICERSDSMFDCYQIKTSTPENGHLHLFTDSIKKTIKRFVTLHELFGDAIGNMYIVSNTSFLDTDQADKIARCPGRLLEVVKLTDSISTIEEPFLAAFDKLKNECECDGQSLLNTLKKVDLIIGPGRQSFETDIAQRHIVEIEGCENCTIPTAQNIVSDLILRIFQASSLRIYNPAEHLQSYFSRDETNPRLLEKRIFVEETRSIIKKHITGHFSYLPGSGSLVVADGNRDLTKLAKKLERGGLGDHTMTMQRRALATEQRLLELNTTKPEKLLQLIDQLESVVQAECDEALLEAKYSDGPMGEQMLLSVHKRLRHIADNDPAFVLNERYDTLIGFAGLLTGECKVWWSEKFDINQ; encoded by the coding sequence ATGAGTAGCCTGATAAAACAGCTTGATCAAAACGATCCGGGGGACGCAACACTCCGGAATTTCCGCTATCAATTTGGGTATGGAGTTATTCTGCTGTTATCGGCACTACGTGGCGAAAGAGACTATGTTTCAATGTGGTGTGAACAACATGAAGACCTGATCTGCGAACGCAGTGATAGTATGTTCGACTGCTATCAGATAAAAACGAGTACACCGGAAAATGGACATCTCCATCTCTTCACAGATTCCATAAAGAAAACGATCAAGCGCTTTGTCACGCTGCATGAGTTGTTCGGCGACGCCATTGGAAATATGTATATCGTGTCTAACACCAGCTTTTTGGATACAGATCAGGCCGATAAGATAGCCCGGTGCCCAGGCCGGTTGTTAGAAGTGGTAAAGCTGACAGACAGTATCTCTACTATAGAAGAACCTTTCCTGGCCGCATTTGACAAATTAAAAAACGAGTGCGAGTGTGATGGGCAAAGTCTTTTGAACACATTAAAGAAAGTCGATTTGATCATTGGGCCAGGCCGTCAAAGTTTTGAAACTGACATTGCTCAACGCCATATCGTGGAAATTGAAGGCTGTGAGAATTGCACCATTCCAACAGCGCAGAATATCGTATCTGATCTGATTCTACGTATATTCCAGGCATCTTCCTTAAGAATTTATAACCCGGCCGAACATTTACAATCGTATTTCAGCCGTGATGAGACAAACCCACGCCTGTTAGAAAAGCGAATCTTTGTCGAGGAAACCCGATCTATCATCAAAAAACACATAACCGGCCATTTTAGCTACTTACCAGGTTCTGGATCGCTGGTAGTTGCGGATGGCAACCGAGATCTAACTAAGCTGGCTAAGAAGCTGGAACGGGGTGGGCTTGGCGACCACACCATGACTATGCAACGCCGGGCCCTAGCAACCGAGCAACGACTTCTCGAACTAAACACAACAAAGCCGGAAAAGCTTTTACAGTTGATCGATCAGTTAGAAAGCGTGGTACAGGCGGAGTGTGACGAAGCGTTACTGGAAGCTAAATACAGCGACGGACCAATGGGTGAGCAGATGCTACTCAGCGTCCACAAGCGGCTTCGGCATATAGCCGACAATGATCCGGCTTTCGTGCTAAATGAGCGGTACGATACGCTTATTGGCTTCGCAGGTTTGTTAACTGGCGAGTGCAAGGTGTGGTGGAGCGAAAAATTCGATATAAATCAGTAA
- a CDS encoding competence protein CoiA family protein, which translates to MDERELLKQDAVGASCMALMEGTAVRVTDNKRVSASYVTRQQGPFYCSECYSNVIIRKCKEKRDHFAHQARQSPILRNSESALHIKCKDDILACLNAAFPEGKWEKERAVEANKEKGLAKVVPDISGRISEKAVVIEVQKSVISIDKIIHRTKEYTKRKAHILWIIPLRDELGNDPFRPRLYEKFLHQMYFDRVYYWIDGCQSTLIPVHFSPAYRWIEGRDWYDSDGDQQSGGGYWKRYRTVREPCFGSKVDICRDIICEMVEEWKPKNELLTVPSRRIARDSRAPWWNDTTKVPKGPTSDEAEDTYFDFDDYKVANSRNSSLSV; encoded by the coding sequence ATGGATGAGAGAGAATTGTTGAAGCAGGACGCTGTAGGTGCATCATGTATGGCCCTCATGGAAGGGACTGCTGTTCGGGTTACTGATAACAAACGGGTAAGTGCTTCCTATGTTACAAGACAGCAGGGACCTTTTTATTGCTCAGAGTGCTACTCGAATGTTATCATCCGAAAATGTAAGGAAAAGAGGGATCATTTTGCACATCAAGCACGGCAGAGCCCAATCCTAAGAAATTCGGAAAGCGCATTGCACATCAAGTGTAAGGATGATATTTTGGCCTGTTTAAATGCTGCTTTTCCTGAAGGGAAATGGGAGAAAGAGCGGGCAGTTGAGGCTAACAAAGAAAAAGGTTTAGCTAAAGTTGTACCAGATATCAGTGGTCGTATTAGCGAGAAAGCTGTAGTGATAGAAGTTCAGAAGAGTGTAATTTCCATTGACAAAATCATTCATCGCACTAAAGAATATACGAAACGTAAAGCTCATATCCTGTGGATCATCCCGTTGCGCGATGAGCTTGGTAACGATCCGTTCCGGCCTCGCCTTTACGAGAAGTTTCTTCATCAGATGTACTTCGACCGGGTCTACTATTGGATAGACGGATGTCAATCAACTTTAATACCAGTTCATTTTTCACCGGCGTATCGCTGGATTGAGGGCCGGGACTGGTACGACAGCGACGGCGACCAGCAATCCGGGGGTGGTTACTGGAAGCGTTATCGGACTGTTCGGGAGCCGTGCTTTGGGAGCAAGGTTGATATCTGCCGTGATATCATTTGCGAAATGGTAGAGGAATGGAAACCCAAAAATGAACTGCTAACTGTGCCATCCCGAAGAATAGCCCGCGACTCCCGAGCTCCATGGTGGAACGATACGACAAAAGTGCCTAAAGGCCCAACTTCTGACGAAGCAGAGGACACCTACTTTGACTTTGACGATTACAAAGTAGCAAACTCCAGGAATTCATCCCTAAGCGTATAA